CGAGCAGTATGCCTTCCCGCACCACTACCAGCGCGTCAAGATGTACGTGCAGCAGGCCCGACCCCGCATCGCCGAGGAGTTGGGATATACCCCGCGCGAGCTGGCGAAGTTGCACCGCCGCTTCGAGGTGGTGCCCGGCGCCCAGGCCCAGGTCGACTGGGGCGACGAGGGCAACATCCTGGCCCATGTCGGCATCCCGAAGGTCTACTCCTTCCACATGACCTTGTCCTACTCCCGAGATCCGTTCTGCTGCTTCACCACCAGCCAGAATCTGGCATCGTTCTTCGAGTGCCACCGGCGGGCGTTCGCGCACTTCGGCGGGGCGCCCGGGGTGATCGTCTACGACCGGACCAAGACTGTCGTGCGCCGTCACGTCGCCCCGGGCGAGGCGGTCCCGTTGCATCCGGAGGCCGTGGCGTTCGCCGGGCACTACGACTTCGACATCGACGTCTTGGCCGCCTACCGGCCGACGGGGAAGGGCCGCGTTGAAGTCAACACCGTTGCGTTAGGGATCTTGAGTCGTTGGCAACCCCCGCATGAGTAGCAGGAACGGGACTCCTGGTAGATCAACTTGTGCTGAAGCAAGGTGATCGTCGAGTCCAGGAGTCCCGTTGCGGGAGAAGTCTGTCATCACGCGCACGATCGAGGTCGCTGGGGGTGTGTTCGCGCCGGGGCAGCTGGGTGAGCTGACGCAGACGGTGGACTTCGAACTGGTGGACGCGGTGCTTGAGGAGACCGGCACGGTCGAGCGGCGACTGCGGCTGCTGCCCTCGCGGGTGGTGGTGTACTTCGTCCTCGCGCTCGCACTGTTCGAGAACTGCTCCTACCGGGCGGTGTGGGGCAAACTGACCGCCTCGCTGACGAGTCTGGCCCTGGCCGTCCCGGCGGCTTCCTCGCTGTCGCGGGCGAGGCGGCGGATAGGGGCCGCCCCGCTACGGCGGCTGTTCGAGATCCTGGCCGGGCCCCTCGCTGTCCGCGGGCAGTCGGGCACGTTCTGGCGGGGCCTGCGGTGCGTGGCCGTCGACGGCACTCTCCTC
Above is a genomic segment from Streptomyces sp. NBC_01233 containing:
- the istA gene encoding IS21 family transposase codes for the protein MLLEPGRWLELRRFRALHEAGASISEIARETGLNWRTVKKYLESDGPPVPPAPAPRSDLGNQVIKPWAHVIDAWLRAEVLLKAAVIHERLVEQYAFPHHYQRVKMYVQQARPRIAEELGYTPRELAKLHRRFEVVPGAQAQVDWGDEGNILAHVGIPKVYSFHMTLSYSRDPFCCFTTSQNLASFFECHRRAFAHFGGAPGVIVYDRTKTVVRRHVAPGEAVPLHPEAVAFAGHYDFDIDVLAAYRPTGKGRVEVNTVALGILSRWQPPHE